Proteins encoded by one window of Portunus trituberculatus isolate SZX2019 chromosome 27, ASM1759143v1, whole genome shotgun sequence:
- the LOC123509535 gene encoding uncharacterized protein LOC123509535 isoform X3 — MADINTIQQTDPEIVPVPEQTQDGVPPVCKSRLFTWRLLGAVLALLVVLGWVFIIVMLILEEKWQLVLVAWLLLYSAAHFCYWYCKRHSLLSLRRQQIRLRVLTRIGESSEKVDDTPPTYDEVMDTEAPPPAYFTVVEETRKASGSSSSLDSTSFPAMGVATVSGMVHQDAAATEAKEYLQRPPAYQTPRHMRKISPRILPGVHQLRAPTDSAVTATAAATAIATVAAAVTATTPTQVVDETEALEEDPIRGPIVRHLRSTTIATLDVSSTEDVTPSVTRSAAGHDDEEIDLQAPTTAIPGFP, encoded by the exons ATGGCTGATATAAATACAATACAGCAAACGGACCCTGAGATTGTCCCAGTCCCCGAGCAGACCCAGGACGGCGTGCCCCCAGTTTGCAAGTCGCGACTGTTTACGTGGCGCTTGCTGGGGGCGGTGCTGGCCCTCCTGGTGGTGTTGGGGTGGGTCTTCATCATCGTTATGCTTATACTTGAGGAAAAATGGCAGCTAGTATTGGTGGCGTGGCTCCTCCTCTACTCTGCAGCCCATTTCTGCTACTGGTATTGCAAGCGGCacagcctcctctccctccgcaGACAG CAGATCCGCCTGCGTGTACTGACCCGCATCGGCGAGTCCAGCGAGAAGGTAGATGACACGCCGCCCACTTACGACGAGGTGATGGATACGGAGGCGCCGCCCCCCGCCTACTTTACCGTCGTCGAAGAAACTCGGAAGGCTTCTggttcctcctcatccctcgaTAGCACATCCTTTCCAGCGATGGGCGTGGCCACAGTCTCTGGCATGGTGCACCAGGATGCCGCTGCCACCGAGGCGAAAGAGTACCTGCAGCGCCCGCCGGCCTACCAGACGCCGAGGCACATGAGGAAGATTTCGCCGCGGATATTGCCCGGGGTGCATCAGCTCCGTGCACCCACGGACTCCGCGGTCACAGCCACGGCAGCCGCCACAGCTATCGCCACAGTGGCAGCCGCCGTCACTGCCACCACGCCCACCCAAGTCGTTGATGAGACGGAGGCGCTGGAGGAGGATCCGATCCGAGGCCCTATCGTGAGACACCTGAGATCGACGACCATCGCTACGTTGGATGTGTCGTCGACCGAAGACGTGACTCCGTCAGTAACAAGAAGCGCCGCCGGCCACGATGACGAGGAAATTGACCTTCAGGCACCTACCACCGCCATTCCAGGCTTTCCCTAG
- the LOC123509535 gene encoding uncharacterized protein LOC123509535 isoform X1: MADINTIQQTDPEIVPVPEQTQDGVPPVCKSRLFTWRLLGAVLALLVVLGWVFIIVMLILEEKWQLVLVAWLLLYSAAHFCYWYCKRHSLLSLRRQKSHVSAEQNSTPLAYAALLRMKIRLRVLTRIGESSEKVDDTPPTYDEVMDTEAPPPAYFTVVEETRKASGSSSSLDSTSFPAMGVATVSGMVHQDAAATEAKEYLQRPPAYQTPRHMRKISPRILPGVHQLRAPTDSAVTATAAATAIATVAAAVTATTPTQVVDETEALEEDPIRGPIVRHLRSTTIATLDVSSTEDVTPSVTRSAAGHDDEEIDLQAPTTAIPGFP; this comes from the exons ATGGCTGATATAAATACAATACAGCAAACGGACCCTGAGATTGTCCCAGTCCCCGAGCAGACCCAGGACGGCGTGCCCCCAGTTTGCAAGTCGCGACTGTTTACGTGGCGCTTGCTGGGGGCGGTGCTGGCCCTCCTGGTGGTGTTGGGGTGGGTCTTCATCATCGTTATGCTTATACTTGAGGAAAAATGGCAGCTAGTATTGGTGGCGTGGCTCCTCCTCTACTCTGCAGCCCATTTCTGCTACTGGTATTGCAAGCGGCacagcctcctctccctccgcaGACAG AAGTCCCACGTCAGTGCAGAGCAGAACTCAACTCCCCTGGCTTATGCTGCGCTATTGAGGATGAAA ATCCGCCTGCGTGTACTGACCCGCATCGGCGAGTCCAGCGAGAAGGTAGATGACACGCCGCCCACTTACGACGAGGTGATGGATACGGAGGCGCCGCCCCCCGCCTACTTTACCGTCGTCGAAGAAACTCGGAAGGCTTCTggttcctcctcatccctcgaTAGCACATCCTTTCCAGCGATGGGCGTGGCCACAGTCTCTGGCATGGTGCACCAGGATGCCGCTGCCACCGAGGCGAAAGAGTACCTGCAGCGCCCGCCGGCCTACCAGACGCCGAGGCACATGAGGAAGATTTCGCCGCGGATATTGCCCGGGGTGCATCAGCTCCGTGCACCCACGGACTCCGCGGTCACAGCCACGGCAGCCGCCACAGCTATCGCCACAGTGGCAGCCGCCGTCACTGCCACCACGCCCACCCAAGTCGTTGATGAGACGGAGGCGCTGGAGGAGGATCCGATCCGAGGCCCTATCGTGAGACACCTGAGATCGACGACCATCGCTACGTTGGATGTGTCGTCGACCGAAGACGTGACTCCGTCAGTAACAAGAAGCGCCGCCGGCCACGATGACGAGGAAATTGACCTTCAGGCACCTACCACCGCCATTCCAGGCTTTCCCTAG
- the LOC123509535 gene encoding uncharacterized protein LOC123509535 isoform X2 has translation MADINTIQQTDPEIVPVPEQTQDGVPPVCKSRLFTWRLLGAVLALLVVLGWVFIIVMLILEEKWQLVLVAWLLLYSAAHFCYWYCKRHSLLSLRRQSHVSAEQNSTPLAYAALLRMKIRLRVLTRIGESSEKVDDTPPTYDEVMDTEAPPPAYFTVVEETRKASGSSSSLDSTSFPAMGVATVSGMVHQDAAATEAKEYLQRPPAYQTPRHMRKISPRILPGVHQLRAPTDSAVTATAAATAIATVAAAVTATTPTQVVDETEALEEDPIRGPIVRHLRSTTIATLDVSSTEDVTPSVTRSAAGHDDEEIDLQAPTTAIPGFP, from the exons ATGGCTGATATAAATACAATACAGCAAACGGACCCTGAGATTGTCCCAGTCCCCGAGCAGACCCAGGACGGCGTGCCCCCAGTTTGCAAGTCGCGACTGTTTACGTGGCGCTTGCTGGGGGCGGTGCTGGCCCTCCTGGTGGTGTTGGGGTGGGTCTTCATCATCGTTATGCTTATACTTGAGGAAAAATGGCAGCTAGTATTGGTGGCGTGGCTCCTCCTCTACTCTGCAGCCCATTTCTGCTACTGGTATTGCAAGCGGCacagcctcctctccctccgcaGACAG TCCCACGTCAGTGCAGAGCAGAACTCAACTCCCCTGGCTTATGCTGCGCTATTGAGGATGAAA ATCCGCCTGCGTGTACTGACCCGCATCGGCGAGTCCAGCGAGAAGGTAGATGACACGCCGCCCACTTACGACGAGGTGATGGATACGGAGGCGCCGCCCCCCGCCTACTTTACCGTCGTCGAAGAAACTCGGAAGGCTTCTggttcctcctcatccctcgaTAGCACATCCTTTCCAGCGATGGGCGTGGCCACAGTCTCTGGCATGGTGCACCAGGATGCCGCTGCCACCGAGGCGAAAGAGTACCTGCAGCGCCCGCCGGCCTACCAGACGCCGAGGCACATGAGGAAGATTTCGCCGCGGATATTGCCCGGGGTGCATCAGCTCCGTGCACCCACGGACTCCGCGGTCACAGCCACGGCAGCCGCCACAGCTATCGCCACAGTGGCAGCCGCCGTCACTGCCACCACGCCCACCCAAGTCGTTGATGAGACGGAGGCGCTGGAGGAGGATCCGATCCGAGGCCCTATCGTGAGACACCTGAGATCGACGACCATCGCTACGTTGGATGTGTCGTCGACCGAAGACGTGACTCCGTCAGTAACAAGAAGCGCCGCCGGCCACGATGACGAGGAAATTGACCTTCAGGCACCTACCACCGCCATTCCAGGCTTTCCCTAG
- the LOC123509535 gene encoding uncharacterized protein LOC123509535 isoform X4, whose protein sequence is MADINTIQQTDPEIVPVPEQTQDGVPPVCKSRLFTWRLLGAVLALLVVLGWVFIIVMLILEEKWQLVLVAWLLLYSAAHFCYWYCKRHSLLSLRRQIRLRVLTRIGESSEKVDDTPPTYDEVMDTEAPPPAYFTVVEETRKASGSSSSLDSTSFPAMGVATVSGMVHQDAAATEAKEYLQRPPAYQTPRHMRKISPRILPGVHQLRAPTDSAVTATAAATAIATVAAAVTATTPTQVVDETEALEEDPIRGPIVRHLRSTTIATLDVSSTEDVTPSVTRSAAGHDDEEIDLQAPTTAIPGFP, encoded by the exons ATGGCTGATATAAATACAATACAGCAAACGGACCCTGAGATTGTCCCAGTCCCCGAGCAGACCCAGGACGGCGTGCCCCCAGTTTGCAAGTCGCGACTGTTTACGTGGCGCTTGCTGGGGGCGGTGCTGGCCCTCCTGGTGGTGTTGGGGTGGGTCTTCATCATCGTTATGCTTATACTTGAGGAAAAATGGCAGCTAGTATTGGTGGCGTGGCTCCTCCTCTACTCTGCAGCCCATTTCTGCTACTGGTATTGCAAGCGGCacagcctcctctccctccgcaGACAG ATCCGCCTGCGTGTACTGACCCGCATCGGCGAGTCCAGCGAGAAGGTAGATGACACGCCGCCCACTTACGACGAGGTGATGGATACGGAGGCGCCGCCCCCCGCCTACTTTACCGTCGTCGAAGAAACTCGGAAGGCTTCTggttcctcctcatccctcgaTAGCACATCCTTTCCAGCGATGGGCGTGGCCACAGTCTCTGGCATGGTGCACCAGGATGCCGCTGCCACCGAGGCGAAAGAGTACCTGCAGCGCCCGCCGGCCTACCAGACGCCGAGGCACATGAGGAAGATTTCGCCGCGGATATTGCCCGGGGTGCATCAGCTCCGTGCACCCACGGACTCCGCGGTCACAGCCACGGCAGCCGCCACAGCTATCGCCACAGTGGCAGCCGCCGTCACTGCCACCACGCCCACCCAAGTCGTTGATGAGACGGAGGCGCTGGAGGAGGATCCGATCCGAGGCCCTATCGTGAGACACCTGAGATCGACGACCATCGCTACGTTGGATGTGTCGTCGACCGAAGACGTGACTCCGTCAGTAACAAGAAGCGCCGCCGGCCACGATGACGAGGAAATTGACCTTCAGGCACCTACCACCGCCATTCCAGGCTTTCCCTAG